The genomic window GACGCTAGTATGACCTTAGACTATGGTGTCAGTTTAGTGACTTCAGGCTACAGAAAGGCAtcgtgtgacgacgcgagatacCAAAACATCCAAAACGGCTGCTTGTGCGTCAACTATAGGGAAGCAGAGCGAAAATGAAAACGTCGGGTAGTGATATATTGCGGAAGCCTGTGACTAACTCTGCACTGTGCCATCAGGAAGCCATAGGATGCTTGAAAGCATGGCTTTTATATACGAGAGACCTTTAAGTCGAGCTTATTGTGGTGTTTCTGTCCATCCTTGCTGCGCGtgtgcaacagctggcccaagcactgctgTAGCGCGTCCTGGTCTGTGGAAGAGGCTGGATAAaacgctgtggcctctcccccttacacaCTCAGCAATTACGTGATGGCGTGAGGGAACAAAATTCTGCAGACGCACGATGAGCCGATGTGGTCCCgcgtggcgtgctccaacaagagttcgggacgagtaaaGGTCACTGAAACTACAGagaattcatggtgtgctccatTTGCAAGGACGCTTTGTAATCGGGCAAGGTGCCCGTTATGTATGGAACTTCAAGTCAACCCATGCAGGCTTCGCATGCTACCCATGGTTCCCTCTAGGAGTAGGTGGTGTAGTAGATTTTTTTGAAGGAACACTCATGCTTACCGGTTGATTTTTGGGGTCTTGAGGTCTTGACCATTCATTCAATCaactaataataaataaataagtatatatgtatatatatgtatatatatgtatatatctgtatatatatatatatatatatatatatatatatatatatatatatatatatatatatatatatatatatatatatatatatatatatatatatatatatatatatatatatatatatatatatatatatatatatttgtgtcaTTACACCACCACGCTGCCGCAGTCCGTGTGTCTAGTACATCCGGGCACAGGGGTGAAGCCAGGGAGTAGCAGACGAGGCCAGTGCCCCCACTCACCGCAAATTTTTTTCCACATGGCATAGACAGTGAAAAATGACTATGTCAAGCTACGCGTCCGACCAGAAATCAAGAAGGTGCCTTTCCCGGGAAAAATTCCAACTACGCGCCTGTCGAGGCAACGACAAAGCGAAAAAGTCGGAAGGTGTTAGACGTGTATGTCTAATTCAATCTCTACAACATATATAGATAACGGAAACGAGAAAGCATGGCATACGTCGACCCATCCTTAATATTCACAAACGTTTCGGATGGTGCGCCAACATTCGTCAGGTGGGCGAGCCTTCCCACTGACGAAAGCTGGCCCACCAGCAGCAACGCTTGTGACTATTAAAAGTGTTTCGACATACGTCGTGTTTCTCGCTCCCGTTTCACTTTGGAGCTAGTGTTCTTTTTTCGCCGCTACGCTATATCATGAAAACTTATTCAAAAGTATTTTACAGTTCGATGTGCATAAAGGTTCACTTTATGGTCGTTCAGGGTACACGGGCTAGTCAGCTCGAGACATCCTAAACTAGGAGTAATAAACAAGGGGCATGCCGTTTGTTGCTTCTTTCTGCCAAGGTGACTACTGGAGGACCTCGTACGACATATGGATTGGCCACATGACTAATTTCTGTTTTAAGATTTTGTTGTGGCCATTTTTTGCTGCATTTTTTTAAAAGTTGCATGTATTGGCTCTCCTCAGCTAGTTATTGCTTAACATCTAGTTTCTTTTCGAGGCTGCTCAGTGGCTATCGCGGTCTTAACGCAAGTTAGGAAAACCCCACGATCACATAAAGGGAACGAAAAACGAAGGGCAATATGTCATAGGGGATAATATGAGCAGTTTAGAGCATAAATACAGCTGCGGTGTTTCTGCTCATTGTGTCTTACAAAATCAAAAGCCATTGATCGATCGCCCTTCAAGCTCAATGAAGTTCCAATAGTTTAAGGCAACTTTTGTCCTCTCAGCTATGCGCTCTGTATATTGGCATTCGAACTGAGGCTGGGGTACCTTTCTAATAAAGTAATCAAAGAAAAGTGTTGTGGAGGAAGCCCGCCAAGTTATTTACACCCACTCTCATGGAGAGACAAAATTGAGTTGGTTGCCACGATGGTGGCAGTGTGGTATTTCTCTTCCTCTATATTTCAGTTTGAAACAAAGGTGTCGTTATCGAAAATGATAATTAGGAATGGAGACTAGTTCATCCCTGAAGCCAATGAGGTTAGGCGCGGTATCAACCACCACAGATGGCAATAGGAGTAGCGGAAGTGGACGCTAGTACACTCCTCGCGTGGATGGCGTTTAAGCAGAAAGACTAACGAAAACCACAAAAGCGCATTTTCGAACTCCACGTGACTTGTTCATAAAGCATTCCTTCTAGATACATATTTCTGTTGCCGTGGTGCATTTTCCAGCTGGACCGCTACGCTCAAGCCTGGGCTTATTACTTGGCGAAAATTGGCAAAGTGATGCACAGGAGGTCAAGGACATACGGCGAGAATATTTACCAGGGATATTATGATGACAATCACCCTATAAGAGGTAAGCACAACTTATGTATGACCCAGGTTGTAactttgtgtttgtgtgaacacAACTCTGTCATGTAGAACTTTAATGAAGAAAAAGACCACGCAGTGCTTTGTCGATTTGCCAAAGATGACTGGAATATTAAAgtattcttccttttcttcttttttgtcatACTCTACTTTACTGACCCTCCCCTGAAAGCATTTTGAACTTGCCTTTGTTTTGCATAATCTCCATGATCGGGCTGCGTTTGACCAAGCAAGAACTGTTTGGCATGACGTCACAACTAAATTGTCCACTGTTATGATCTGTGGTAAGAATATGCCGAACAGTGACGTGGCTGATGGCGTCATGTTGCGTTGAGATTGTGTCACCTTTCGTGCGCTGAAAGTCACGCGCGCTAATTCCACGCACCTATTCATTTGAGTATTGGGTTAGTTTTTACGAACATTTCTACTCACTTGATTTTCCATTATTCATGTTGACGCTGAAAAGATGTTGAAAATCTCAACAGCTCACACCTAAAATCAGAGAGTTCTTTCTCCAGGAGACGTATAAGCCTGTCACCTTATTAATGACTTGACAAATGAGTGCATCTCTAGAGTAATGCGAGAGAACTGGTTAGATACAGTCGTACTGCCGTATTTTTGTGCTGTGTTTCATCAACTCACGTTTTGTTCGTCTCAGAGTCTTGTTCATTCTCACGTGTAGCTCCGTAGACAGTGTGGATTCTTTAGTTACCTTCTGGCCATGCCAATGACCACTAGCTGACCACGACACTAGGACAGTAGCAACAAATGCTAGTCTGCTAGAAGTCTCTTCATCGTTCCTTCTTACTCACTACGCTAAGTTTCTTTTTTGTCCACGTTCTAAACTCTCCGAATTGCAGTGCTCTTCGTCTTTTGGTAaatcaatgaataaataaattaaaaattaTTCTAATAAGACGCCAATGGGGGCTAACTGGTACGTCGCCACTTGCGTTTGTGACACGCTGCAGattacgaaaaagaaaaacaagagatgACGCAGAGTGATGCGCAATCTCTGTGTCACCTCTTGCTTTTTTATACCCTGCAGCGCATCACAAGCATGCATAAACAAATCAATTTTTGTAAATTTCCTGCACCTTCAAGGCGAAGCTAGAAGAAAAAATTGTGTTTTTGTTTCTATGTTTTACATATAAAAATTAAAATAGGGTATACAAAACTTCATTAGGGAATAGAAAAATAAACTCCCAGTCATAATGCTGCTTTTGTTCTATTTGGTGCGAACCTGGTGATGAAGCTGAATGGCATGTTTATGTTGGTATTTTTGGCTAAAAATGTGGCTCTTTTTTAAACCCGCCTCACGCAATCCTTCTTAGCACTGTTATTTCTTATATGGATATAAGGTTACAGTAACGGCCTTTCAGAATGCTGGCTCACAGTATCAAAGTCATGATATCATCCTAAAGAGCAATGAGACCAAGGATGATAACAATAGTAGCAGCAGATGTGACGCGGTATAAGCAGCGCCGAACGTCAAGTGTTGTGTGGCCCGCTTCCATGAAACCGGCGCTTCCGCATTCAATCTACTCAACGGTCACTTTAAGCTACACTCTATACAATCTTCACATTCTGTTTCTTCTTAACGCAGTTAGGGTGCGCTTGTCATGTACATGTGTGTTTACCAGTTCCGATTTTTTATACAGGAAGGGACGCTGTGGACACCTGGTACAATGAAATCAACTTGTACGACTTCAGCAAGAACCACCGACAACGGGGCACGAGAGAATTCACACAGATGATTTGGAAGAAGACCTCCGCTTTGGGTACCGGCATCGCTCGTGGGAAAAACAGGACCTACTTCTTGGTGACGGTCTACGATCCCAGAGGTAACATACGAGGAAAGTACACCAAGAACGTTGGCAGACCTAACGAGCAGCCCCAACAGCCGTGGCCAGTACCTGAGCCAGTGCCAACACCAGCACCAACACCAGCACCAACACCAGCGCCAGCGCCAGTGCCTATTCCAGCACCTCAACCAGTACCAACACCACCGCATGCGCAAATACCTACAATTggtcgaggaggaggaggagtaacAATTAATGGGCAGAACGCAGCCGGCAATCCGCTTTTAAAGCTAAAGGGATGCCCCGGTAATAAGCCAATTACTTTAAAACTTAGGGTGGGACCCAACTAACGAGATTATGGTATTTACTTGCAATACATGAGTTCGGATCGAATATACACTGCCAATTTTTATGAAAGCGAACACGCTAAGGCGTAGCCCGCGCGCTTCTGCGGCTGCTTGCAACGCATTCAAGCTGGAGCGTGAGCAAGCATAGCCTCTTTCTGCGTCATCTAGTGGCCAGAAAACAACCAGTCACTGGTGATATTGCTGGCCACTGGTTTCAAATAACCAATGACTGGTTGTTTCGCCCACCACTAGATGACGTGGGAAGAGGATGTGCGTGCGTTCGCTCCGCTTGAACGCGTTGCAAGCAGCCGCAGAAGAGCGCGGGCCACGCACCTGCGTGTTCCCTCTCATAGAAATTCCCACTGTATATGACTGCTTGCCGAAATGCGCATAAATCTTGACAATGGCAAGAGAACTGTGCTTATTTTTCCTGTTAGGTGCACACTTTGAGCCAGATATTCGATGCAGCGCAAGATTAAATTTTGAATGCCCTGCCTGATGTCAAATAAAGCTGAAGTTTATTGGTCAACGTAGAGTTTACGAGCCGTTTTGCAAATACTTTGGTGTGGCTGGTCAAAGCTATGCGACTGGCGAAAAGTTATTTTCCGAGCATAtgcccccccctcctcctctcgGCAAATCGTTTTTCTGTGTGCTTTTAATAAAACGATGTACTGGAGCTACGTTTTCGCTTATTCACTTTTTATGACCAAGGTCGTTTCATGTACTTGCGTTTCAAAGCGTTTGACTGAAACGTTTCATCGTTACATTGTATGACTAGAAACAGCGAAGAAAATAGAGGAAAGGGTCATACACTTTCTTTTGCATTTGCCTGAGATAACTGGAAGGCAACGACCAgcgtttttttgctttttttactcAGAATTAGGGGGTGTTCATCACCCCCTAATTTTTAACGTCAGGGTTCTCAATCTTGTAAATTTTCAATCTTGAATGTTTCGACACACACTCACTGTTTTTATACAAGCTTGAATACTTCCTCTACTAATCAGAACTAAAATTGGGCTCTTATTTCAGGACTTTAGCTTTTCTATTTGCGCAAAAATACGAAGTCTTTTCCAAATTTAATCGCTTGCTGTGAACATGGTCGAAAAACTTGCCGAAAACTATTCAATCATTAGTCACTTCACTGTCTCGTTGCTCGCCGGGATGAATTTCTTCAATGTGGAACGTtaagttaggtcaggttgggATCCTGTTCTAATGTATCGCTACAGTAGCGAAAAATGGCCCCCAGGTCCGCGAAGGCAATTGTGGTGAAATGCGAACGCCTTTCTTGCGCAGTGATTTGTtaccgttgccgtcagacatttgCCTACATCGACTTCTGCCATCGTACTCAGAGGCgtccagccagtgaacggtcgagCGTACGAAGTGAACGAACGGGAGATTGGGGCGCAGAGAGCAGATAAAGTGAATGGCGAGAGAAGGAGTGGTGAAGCACGGCACCTATCTTCTGATACAATCTCTCGTACCACATGcttcggttgctaggggcgagaatAAGCGCACGCGACTACAGCTGTTGCCATGGAGAGAAAATGAAAGTGGAAATAGAACATTTGCCGGCGCGTGGACAACGCaagatgcctgacatagcccaaaTAAGAGATGCATTTGTATTCAAAGCTCCCGGAGCAACAGGACTCCTGAGGCTTAtcgttttgtttctttgtgtttgtttATACCAGCTTCATGTTACATTTGTTTATACCAGCTTCATGTTACATCAGACGATGATGACAATGTGTTCTGGCCTTAGAATCACGTGCTGAAGCAGCAACTCACTGAGTCGGGTAGCGGTTTATTGTAAATTATCCCCTTTTCTTCTCAACAGAAGGCTAAATTTTCTTCAAGTGATTCTGAACCTCCTAATGTTTCCTGTGACAATTTAAATTTTGAGCAAAGTGCTCAATAATAAAACAGCTGCTCAACACATtgacgcaacatggaagctcTCAAACTGAAGCGTAATTTTGAAAGAGTACAGTTAAGGCGCGTTATAAACAAGGCAGAAGCAACACTCACACATGAAAGCGTTACGAAAGAAAAGCTTTGTGTTTTCAAGGAATGCCTCAACGAGCTTCATACCGACTTGAAGGCCACTGACTCCGGCATTGTCTTTCTGCTATCAACCACAAAAGCGGAAGCGGAGTTTGATCAGGTTGTGGAATACAATAATCGAGCCACAACCACGTCAGTGAAGCTGAAGTATAAGCTACGCCAACTTCTAAATTCTCAGAGCCATGCACTACCGGCAAAACCTACTGAACCCGTATCATGCACGCCCACACCCGCTATCCAACTTCCGATAATTGACTTCATGAAGCTTGATGGCCCACCTTTAATGCGGACGCCTTTTTGGGAACAGTTTAGTCAACTGATTTACAACAACGATGTGCTCATCGACGTGGGCCATTTCACCTATCCACGTTTGGTTCTGACCGGCACCGCTGCATCGGCTATCGCCGTACTGCCAGCAATGGCGAGTTGCTCTTCAGAAGTCCTGCACAATTAACGCTTTCCGAAGTCCTACATGATCATTCAGGCTCACATGCAGCGATTCATTGACATGCGACGCGAGTAGTCCTCTAACATTCTTAGAGGACTTTCATACCTCGACGACACGGTCTGATCCCAGACGCGTGTGCTCAAGACTCTAGGAGTATCGGAGGGCAATAACTCCGCGACGTTTTACCCCATAGTGCTAAATTCGCTACCTCACGACGTTGTCCTCGACTTCAACGAGACCATCAAATGCCAACGTATGACGTACACAGGCCAGGAACTGCAGCCCAGACACGGAAAGGGAGGATTCAATTTTCGCTGTTTCTATTCAAGCAGAAATAGTGGCTCGAGAGCAAACGGCCCCGCACGTTTCTTCAAGAGAGCATCCATCCAAAAGCCGAGTTAAAGATTCTCGCACTATCGTGGCATCTTCTTCGCGGCATCAATCAACCACGGAGTGTTTCATCACATTCGTGAAACCAGCTCCTCAGAGGAACTCCTGCTTTTTCTGTGGTTCAGCTAGGCATCACACCAAGCACTGCGACAATTTAGTGCTACCAGAAGACACGAAAAAGCGCCTACTAGTGGCCGGTCGCTGCTTCTGCGGCCACATATGGCATCATATGGCACAATATTGTAGGATAAAGGTCAAATGGGCAAAGTACAATCAACGCCATGTGGATACATTGTGAGACCTACGGATGATGAAATCAACTACAGATTTTGAAACGTTATAAAAATGAGTAGAACGTAATATGATTGCTTTCAAAGCCGGCTGTCCAAGCCACAGCAGTTTAGAGGTATACGCTAggtttagagtttttagtttcaATCATCTCGCTAGGTCGAGCTTTATTCGAGGGAGGCAGTCAGCGCAGTTTCATGACGAAGCGACTGGCTGAAAAATTGCTTTCTCAATTCTTCAGTCATGATAGCCTTTCAGTGGGCTATTTTGTAGTTCGACATGACGACAAAGCCTTCCCACGTGTGTTTGTAACCTTGACTCCAGTACGTGGCTGCAAGTCACAGCCGATAGGAGCTGTCATCACGACGATGATAAGCCATCAGTTCACCTCATGACCGACAAGAGACTTCACCGACGAGTTCGGACACCAAGGACTTTAATTTTCTGGCATTGACAAAGCTGAGAGTCCAAACGCTATTGACATCTTGATCAGTTGGGACTGTTACAGGTTTTTTGTCTCTCGAACCATCAACAATTTAGAAAACGGACTGAAAGCAGTCGTGACTGTCTAGGCTGGATGCTATATGGAGCAGCAACGTTTTGCACTTCGGCAAGGCACTACAACGTGATCATCATACTGAAAGCAGAATTGATGGTCTGTATGGAAACAACAGAAAATTACGCGGACTTGGAAGCCATGAACAAGAAATCCGAGAAACATAAGAACACCCACAAAGAAGAGCCAGAAGCTGCTTCTGTCGAAAAGGCGTCCCAAGAGGGGTCACAAACCAACGAGATATCACATGCCTTTGTGAAGTTGCACAATGGGGATTCAGACGAGCCACACGTTATTGAAATGAAGTCTACGCCACCCCCACAGTTTGATCTTACTAATGTGACTAATGTACTGAAGGCCTTAAGACTGGTACGACACACTGACAGTGCCGTATTATTGTTTAGTGTAATAAACGCTACGAAATTAATTCAGCGAAAGGCCGAAAATGAACGCTACATCCTGCCGACCACATCTCCATTACGCTACTTACGTGACAGGTTGAAATTCTCCTCAGAACCCCATATAACAGAAGAATGGTGACTTGCTAACAAGAGAAGCATCTACCCAAGAACGGTGGACATGACTCGGATGGCTGACCTGCGAATAGAATGAGTGGTCACGTCACCTTATCTTCACCAACTCTACCAACAGTTTGGTTATGACGACGTGCTTTGAAAGTGATGTGGATAAAGCGCGTCTAAGTCAGCCTGAAGCACTAAGACAAGCGGAACTGGTAAGAAAAGATCTTGGCCTGCCGAAACTATTGTCGCACGGGCCGTTCGACATATATATGTGCCCACTAGAACCAAACTTTTTCGAGAACTTCCGCGCAGGGAGTTTATTGAAAAAATATCAAAGACGATGAATACGATGACTTCTGGCCCTCGAATCACGCGCTGCAGACACCAGCCGACTCAAGTCAAGTTgaggatcttgacttgacttgagtCGGGTGGTggtttcttgttcttgttcacctatggTCCGTGGCGCAcgcccactgtgggggattggccaagaattgagtggttttataaaataTTGTGTAGTTTTAGACTAGTGGATATATATAATCGGAAGATTACCGATGACCTAGGAAATtgtggtgcttgatctaatgcatataatactttaaataaataaatttagtcCTAAAGTAGAAGAATACTCTGAGTTTTATGCGTATATACTCTTGTAGACACGTTAAAATAATAACagattaattagtcaacctataaTAACTTGACAGTATAGTCCTCAAtcgccgcgcatactgtcgcactAGAGAACCCAGAACTGGAAGCTTTAAAAGACAAAATGAAAGGCAGAGATgaatccataccaataccacaTAAAGGTATTTATGAAAAGGTATTTGCGTATTGTTTTACGTCAGCATCAGGTTAAAAGAAATAATATATTGTTTCAAGTTCATTACAAaacgcacacagtggcgaaggtgcctaaGCAGACTAGTGTTTTTAGAAATTCAGATTTGGTACCAAGGAACGCAGCCTTATGATAGCTATTTCTCGGTTACAATTTCGGCAAAAGGCTCTTCGCCAGAGATATATTAAATGGCGATATtggtagagtttgttagtgctgtacctctaaagacttccataagcgtactttgcggaatcgagcagcagtcgcATAAGCAGATGATGGAAAGTGCGGTAGAATCGGTCCGCTCAtcgacgacttagctaaggaatcggctattgcATTTAGAAATAAGCTTTTGTGTGTAGGCACCCACACTAATcggacttttctcaaatgcgcaggcacTCGTGCAGAAAACGTATTTGTTACTTGGtgatcagcaccaacagaaagtacCTCGGGGGTAGTTAGTTATTATAACAGGTGATGTAATAGCCATATGCAAATTGcttaaggcgagcactactgccagaaattcagctTCAAAAAGGGGTATGAAATCGAGAAGTCGAAGGAAATTAGACCACTTTGAAATTGGGCTAAAAATACCAGTCCCTCACATTTGGTCACATTGctatgcgtctgtagcaataacaACGCTTGTTTTAAtac from Rhipicephalus microplus isolate Deutch F79 chromosome 7, USDA_Rmic, whole genome shotgun sequence includes these protein-coding regions:
- the LOC119179991 gene encoding uncharacterized protein LOC119179991 encodes the protein MKLRAALFIAFFITTLCAPTFSQKGVEGGGDAEDNEENEPEDFKGVFTRSMRKLQRQVRRRHNHYRKRHNAEPLEADDELDRYAQAWAYYLAKIGKVMHRRSRTYGENIYQGYYDDNHPIRGRDAVDTWYNEINLYDFSKNHRQRGTREFTQMIWKKTSALGTGIARGKNRTYFLVTVYDPRGNIRGKYTKNVGRPNEQPQQPWPVPEPVPTPAPTPAPTPAPAPVPIPAPQPVPTPPHAQIPTIGRGGGGVTINGQNAAGNPLLKLKGCPGNKPITLKLRVGPN